The Microcoleus sp. FACHB-672 genome window below encodes:
- a CDS encoding diflavin flavoprotein, with translation MVVLTDRVQRRLTIETGEISQDTTTIRSLDWERDRFDIEFGLQNGTTYNSYLIRGEKTALVDTSHEKFRQLYLDTLRGIIEPAEIDYVIISHTEPDHSGLVKDVLQLAPQATVVGAKVAIQFLEDLVHQPFQRQIVKNGDKLDLGNGHVLEFVSAPNLHWPDTIFTYDHKTQVLFTCDAFGMHYCSDKTFDEDLAAIEEDYHFYYECLMAPNARSVLGAMKRMADLGEITTIATGHGPLLRHNLVELTGRYRQWSQAQAKAETTVAVFYFSDYGYSDRLSQAIAYGITKTGVAVEMMDLKFAEPQEARELVSQAAGIVIGAPPTSGFGATTAEAAISTILAAVTNKQSIGLFESGGGDDLSIYPLRSKFLELGLKEAFPNILIKETPTEGTYKLCDEAGTDLGQWLTRDKAIKQMKSLDNELDKALGRISGGLYIITAKKADASSAMLASWVAQASFKPFGLTIAVAKDRAIEALMHVGDRFVLNVLEEGKYQALMKHFLKRFPPGADRFAGVNTQSASNDCPILTDAVAYLECQVASRMECSDHWIVYATIDTGRVSNPDALPAVHHRKVGNHY, from the coding sequence ATGGTAGTGCTCACCGACCGAGTCCAACGCAGGCTGACGATAGAAACCGGCGAAATTTCCCAGGACACAACAACGATACGCTCATTAGACTGGGAGCGTGATCGTTTTGACATTGAATTCGGACTGCAAAACGGTACAACCTATAACTCCTACTTAATTCGGGGTGAGAAAACAGCTTTAGTAGACACATCCCATGAGAAATTCCGCCAGTTGTATCTAGACACTCTGCGCGGCATCATAGAACCCGCTGAAATTGATTATGTGATTATCAGCCACACGGAGCCAGACCATAGTGGTTTAGTCAAAGATGTCCTACAACTGGCACCGCAAGCCACAGTTGTTGGTGCAAAAGTTGCTATACAGTTTTTAGAAGATTTAGTTCACCAACCATTTCAACGCCAAATTGTCAAAAATGGCGACAAACTCGATTTAGGCAATGGCCACGTTTTAGAATTCGTCTCAGCCCCTAACCTGCACTGGCCCGATACAATTTTCACCTACGATCATAAAACCCAGGTTCTCTTTACCTGTGATGCCTTTGGGATGCACTATTGCTCTGATAAAACCTTTGACGAAGATTTAGCAGCCATTGAAGAAGATTATCACTTTTACTACGAGTGTTTAATGGCTCCTAATGCCCGTTCTGTCTTGGGTGCGATGAAGCGCATGGCAGACTTGGGAGAAATTACCACAATCGCCACCGGCCACGGCCCCTTGCTGCGTCATAACTTAGTAGAACTCACCGGACGTTACCGGCAGTGGAGTCAAGCGCAAGCCAAAGCAGAAACCACGGTTGCTGTCTTTTACTTCTCAGATTATGGCTATAGCGATCGCCTCAGCCAAGCAATCGCTTATGGGATCACCAAAACCGGCGTTGCCGTAGAAATGATGGATCTCAAATTTGCCGAACCTCAAGAAGCCAGGGAACTTGTCAGTCAGGCAGCTGGTATCGTGATCGGCGCACCCCCAACCAGTGGCTTTGGTGCTACTACTGCCGAAGCTGCGATTAGTACCATTTTGGCAGCCGTTACTAACAAGCAAAGCATTGGTTTGTTTGAATCTGGCGGTGGAGATGATCTATCGATTTATCCCCTGCGGAGTAAGTTCTTGGAGTTGGGTTTAAAAGAAGCATTTCCCAACATTCTAATTAAAGAAACGCCGACAGAAGGAACTTATAAACTGTGCGATGAAGCCGGCACCGACTTGGGACAATGGCTCACTCGCGATAAAGCTATCAAGCAGATGAAGTCCCTCGATAATGAACTTGATAAAGCCTTGGGGCGCATCAGCGGCGGGCTTTACATTATCACTGCCAAAAAAGCGGATGCCAGCAGTGCTATGTTAGCCTCCTGGGTTGCTCAAGCAAGTTTCAAGCCCTTCGGTTTAACGATTGCCGTTGCTAAAGATCGGGCAATTGAAGCGTTGATGCACGTCGGTGATCGCTTCGTTCTTAACGTACTGGAAGAAGGCAAGTATCAAGCGCTGATGAAGCATTTTCTCAAGCGTTTTCCCCCTGGTGCTGATCGGTTTGCCGGCGTGAATACCCAGTCGGCTAGCAATGATTGCCCAATTTTAACTGACGCGGTCGCCTATCTCGAATGTCAAGTTGCCAGCCGCATGGAGTGTTCAGATCACTGGATTGTTTACGCAACAATTGATACGGGTCGTGTGTCCAATCCTGATGCGCTGCCGGCAGTTCACCACCGGAAAGTTGGCAATCACTACTAA
- a CDS encoding diflavin flavoprotein, whose amino-acid sequence MTPAKPRDVQVLATGEDTRVLRSRTWERLKFEVEYSLQRGTTANSFLIEAEKTALIDPPGESFTEIYLSALQQRLDLKKLDYVILGHVNPNRGATLTALLKLAPQITFVCSNPAAIALRAALPDQTLNIRVVRGEETLDLGKGHELKFITTPSPRWPDGLCTYDPKTQILYTDKLFGAHVCGDQVFDEGWKIYSEDRRFYFDCLHAAQARQVESALDKIADLPVRFYAPSHGPLVRYGLTELTHLYRQWSQDQKSTDLTVALLYASAYGNTATLAQAIAKGITKAGVGVELINCEAVEPAEIQESIEKCAGFIIGSPTLGGHAPTQIQTALGVVLSNATKTKLAGVFGSYGWSGEAIDLLESKLQDAGYKLGFEPIRVKFKPTDVTLQQCEEAGTDFAQALIKSQKLRAPKQSVNAAQSDRTAQAVGRLVGSLCVVAAKRGEVTSGMLASWVSQATFNPPGLTVAVAKDRAIESLMHKGDKFVLNILAEGKQLRKHFMKSFAPGEDRFAGLETKEAHNGCPILDGALAYLECTVDNRMECGDHWLVYAVVENGQVQQPAGMTAVQQRKTGSHY is encoded by the coding sequence ATGACACCCGCAAAACCTCGTGATGTTCAAGTTCTCGCAACCGGCGAAGATACCAGAGTGCTACGTTCGCGTACCTGGGAAAGACTTAAATTTGAAGTTGAATATTCACTTCAACGAGGCACAACGGCAAATTCTTTCTTAATTGAAGCGGAAAAAACCGCTTTAATTGACCCGCCGGGTGAATCGTTTACTGAAATTTATTTATCGGCGTTGCAACAGCGCCTTGATTTGAAAAAGCTGGATTATGTAATTTTAGGACACGTCAATCCTAATCGGGGCGCAACGCTGACAGCTTTGCTAAAATTAGCCCCTCAAATTACATTTGTTTGCTCAAATCCCGCTGCGATCGCTTTGCGTGCTGCTTTACCAGATCAAACCTTGAATATCAGGGTTGTGCGGGGGGAAGAAACTTTAGATTTAGGAAAAGGGCATGAGTTGAAATTTATTACGACTCCGAGTCCACGCTGGCCTGATGGACTGTGTACTTACGACCCGAAAACGCAAATTCTCTACACAGATAAGTTATTTGGGGCGCACGTTTGCGGCGATCAGGTGTTTGATGAAGGGTGGAAAATATATAGTGAAGACCGGCGCTTTTATTTCGACTGTCTCCACGCTGCACAGGCGCGTCAGGTAGAAAGTGCTTTAGATAAAATTGCAGATTTGCCAGTGCGATTTTATGCCCCATCTCATGGCCCTTTGGTGCGCTATGGATTGACGGAACTTACCCATCTTTACCGGCAGTGGAGTCAAGATCAAAAATCTACAGACTTGACAGTTGCCCTGCTTTATGCATCTGCCTATGGCAACACGGCAACGTTAGCGCAAGCAATTGCAAAGGGCATAACCAAAGCAGGCGTGGGCGTAGAATTAATTAATTGCGAAGCAGTTGAGCCGGCAGAAATCCAAGAATCTATCGAAAAATGTGCTGGATTTATTATCGGTTCTCCTACACTTGGCGGTCACGCCCCAACTCAAATTCAAACCGCTTTGGGGGTTGTGCTTTCTAACGCAACGAAGACTAAATTAGCCGGCGTTTTTGGTTCCTACGGCTGGAGTGGTGAAGCGATTGATTTGTTAGAAAGCAAATTACAAGATGCTGGTTATAAGCTCGGTTTTGAACCAATTCGGGTGAAATTTAAACCCACCGATGTCACGTTACAACAATGCGAAGAAGCGGGAACAGATTTTGCTCAAGCCTTGATAAAATCCCAAAAACTTCGCGCACCGAAACAGTCCGTAAACGCTGCCCAATCGGATCGTACCGCGCAAGCAGTCGGTCGTCTTGTGGGTTCGCTTTGTGTCGTGGCAGCCAAGCGGGGAGAAGTAACGAGTGGAATGCTCGCTTCTTGGGTATCTCAAGCAACGTTTAATCCCCCTGGGTTAACGGTTGCGGTTGCTAAAGATCGCGCGATTGAATCTTTGATGCACAAGGGAGACAAATTTGTTTTAAATATCTTGGCTGAAGGGAAGCAATTGCGGAAACATTTTATGAAGTCTTTTGCACCGGGAGAAGACCGATTTGCCGGCTTAGAAACAAAAGAAGCTCACAACGGTTGTCCTATTTTAGACGGCGCTCTTGCTTATTTAGAATGCACTGTAGATAATCGCATGGAATGTGGGGATCACTGGCTGGTTTATGCGGTGGTTGAAAATGGTCAGGTGCAGCAACCTGCCGGCATGACAGCGGTGCAGCAGCGCAAAACAGGAAGCCATTATTAG